TGCGTCATGCATCACGATAACGCTTCTAACTAATTCAAGGAGAAATCCAAGAATAGATTCAGGGGCTAGTGTCGCTCGGTCGCCATACAGGACGTGCTCGGCAAGAGTAGGCCCGTCCACCTGTATTTGAGTTATAACAATAGCATCCTGAAGCCAGATAGCATCCTTGATCGGAACGCATGATGGCGGTGGCGAGCAAGATAGTTCCTGAGCCTTTTCCAAAAAGTCGAGTATTCGTGGATAGTCTGCATCGCCGTCACTCCAAGCAGTTCTCTTCCAGAGCTTTACGATCAAGCGCTCTCCATCTTTCTCAGAGGGCCACAACATCACGTAGTTGTCTTCTTTCAGTAGGTCACCAGCAAAAGGATACAGCCTGGATAGCTGGATCTGATTAGCTACCGTTTTGAATTTTTCGAGCCTTTTTAATATGGTAGCGCCATTCACATGGCTGCTCAGAAGCGCGTTAAACCGGTCAAGCATCTCTGCGGCAGTTGAATACCTCTCCGAGGTATCCCATGACAGAGCCTTTTCAAGCACCTCGTGAACCTGACGATAAGTCCCTTCTACGTCGACGTCGGAATTCCAGTGAGGAACCGAGTCGATCAGCTCAGGGCCTATTCCAAATAGAAAAAGATGCATCAGGCATCCGAGATGATAGACATCTTTCTGCTTCGGCGAGAGACTACCGTCAAGCACTTCTTCTGGCGTTACTAAACTGGACAAAAACTGATATCGCGACTCACCAAGCGACCTGGCCTCAGGATATCGGGCCGTCATTAGATGTGAAAACCTTACAACAGAGGGTAGATCTACCCACACACTGTGAGTACCTAGGTCAAGGTGAGCCGCATCGAAGGCATGAAACGCCTGAGCATGCGAAAGCATTTGACGGACAAGCTCCAGGCGCTCTTTAGGACGAAGCGCCGGCAACTCGCTTGGCAGGAACTCTGAAAGCCGCTTCATTTGACGCCGTCTGTCGTAAACTTCCCACGAATCAACCGAGGCCTCAGGATCGAAGGCCTTCACTTGTAGTATTGCTGCATGGCAGTCGGGACTTCTATCGTTAAGCCATGCAATGACGTTACGCTCTCGGCTTGCTATTTCCCCGCGACCCTCCTCCGTCTGAAATCGGGTGTCAGCTTTAGAGAAGTCCCACCGCCGAAGAATTCCAATGGCCTGGGCCGCAGAGTCATCTTGAACATTGAATTCTGCGTAAATACCTGCTGGATGTTCATAAGTTGGACTGCCTATGCCTGTCGCGACGTATCCTCCGTAGCGACGCTTTCCTTCTTGGAAGACTCCATCCCTCACATTGAAAAACTTCTCCAGTCGTGGCTTCCATTCGGCAGAATTGACCGGGCGGGAGAGAAAATCGGGATTTACGGGCGGAAAGTGAGACAGCCTCTTTCGGGTATCAGTGATCGTCGCAACAAATTTCTTCATCGTGAAAACTTGACCGATCTCAGTAGGTGCAATACCGCTAAGGTCTGAACTACCAGTCAGAACAACAACCCCTTCTACGCGAGGAGTCGGTAGTCTGGGATGCTTCGTCCGCCTAGCGAGATCTGCAAGATAATCGCCAAGAAGGATTTTTACCTGCCTCGCATTCTCGATAATCTTTTTGACAGGAGATCGTACGGGGGGCTTACCATTGTGAACCCAATCACCTCCACTACTTTCGTAATGTCCCCGACCATCTTTGAGATCTATGAGATAGATGCGATCGTTGGCAAAAAGAATTACATCGATTTCTCTCGGCCCG
This genomic stretch from Halopseudomonas pelagia harbors:
- a CDS encoding NERD domain-containing protein, which produces MRIVNHGRGIHAREVPGIDYFKSNLPEDWVAHTNLDLSLPHGGPREIDVILFANDRIYLIDLKDGRGHYESSGGDWVHNGKPPVRSPVKKIIENARQVKILLGDYLADLARRTKHPRLPTPRVEGVVVLTGSSDLSGIAPTEIGQVFTMKKFVATITDTRKRLSHFPPVNPDFLSRPVNSAEWKPRLEKFFNVRDGVFQEGKRRYGGYVATGIGSPTYEHPAGIYAEFNVQDDSAAQAIGILRRWDFSKADTRFQTEEGRGEIASRERNVIAWLNDRSPDCHAAILQVKAFDPEASVDSWEVYDRRRQMKRLSEFLPSELPALRPKERLELVRQMLSHAQAFHAFDAAHLDLGTHSVWVDLPSVVRFSHLMTARYPEARSLGESRYQFLSSLVTPEEVLDGSLSPKQKDVYHLGCLMHLFLFGIGPELIDSVPHWNSDVDVEGTYRQVHEVLEKALSWDTSERYSTAAEMLDRFNALLSSHVNGATILKRLEKFKTVANQIQLSRLYPFAGDLLKEDNYVMLWPSEKDGERLIVKLWKRTAWSDGDADYPRILDFLEKAQELSCSPPPSCVPIKDAIWLQDAIVITQIQVDGPTLAEHVLYGDRATLAPESILGFLLELVRSVIVMHDAGAAHGDLKPGNILITGEPFAPNFIDYHDFSCGADGEIQSSAYTPQKGGRFERDRFAVTVMITEMLDGVQIAEIDRKGINKAIEVCRGEALENATLLPLFDAIENILSPEPPKLTRRLTIGLPGATSGEILSDEGVFGYGFDRGYFYLRGASEALFFTIQSGQIKYARRSPIPFLNSKILSQRQLGSISLEIQVLGGVAYSFDDFQNLFNETPFSALLLGPNFKEAVGAEELEEYQEQPEEEPTEAETDEDAIAEIVDSQLEKKPTSVPLLWRKLVDVEKELTIEAVASGISSFRKETRLHIVPIELECGTLEFSRNDRVYVERLGNKGWRKIGLLDVSGSSDKIISVDAEGWMPASGYLVEMDERLRFQSHMEQANIDRRVAAVR